In Nostoc sp. UHCC 0926, a single genomic region encodes these proteins:
- a CDS encoding DNA adenine methylase, with translation MVIQIPKETSPRPFLKWAGGKSRLIQQYIPYFPKSYKNYYEPFLGGGAVFFYLQPSTAILTDINAELINTYCCVKDDVEELISILKEHKIRHNKDYYYSVRNNSGGTDIEKAARIIYLNKTCFNGLYRVNSQGKFNVPLGRYENPNICHENLLRLASIALSHAEIRQADFTEVLNHATSSDDFVFFDPPYHPISDTSYFTAYNQNCFSKKDQELLRDTCAELASRGVKVMICNSDSEFISKIYTDINFETYRIKAARSINSNIKNRGMIYELLITSFKDFYLPKQ, from the coding sequence ATGGTAATTCAAATCCCCAAAGAAACTAGCCCACGTCCATTTTTGAAGTGGGCAGGGGGTAAAAGTAGGTTGATACAGCAATATATTCCTTATTTTCCCAAGAGTTATAAAAATTACTATGAGCCATTCTTAGGTGGGGGTGCTGTTTTTTTCTATCTCCAACCAAGTACAGCAATTTTAACTGATATTAATGCCGAATTAATTAACACTTATTGTTGTGTAAAAGATGATGTTGAAGAATTAATTTCTATATTGAAAGAGCATAAAATTCGACATAATAAAGATTATTACTATAGCGTCCGAAACAACTCTGGTGGTACTGATATAGAAAAAGCTGCTCGGATAATTTATCTTAATAAGACTTGTTTTAATGGTCTTTATCGAGTCAACTCACAGGGCAAATTCAATGTACCTTTAGGCAGATATGAAAATCCCAATATTTGTCATGAAAATTTATTGCGGCTAGCCTCAATAGCACTTTCTCATGCAGAAATCCGACAAGCAGATTTTACAGAAGTCCTAAATCATGCGACTAGCAGTGATGACTTTGTATTTTTTGACCCACCTTATCATCCTATCAGTGACACTAGCTATTTTACTGCTTATAATCAAAATTGTTTTAGTAAAAAAGACCAAGAACTTTTAAGAGATACTTGTGCAGAGTTGGCAAGTCGTGGTGTCAAAGTTATGATATGTAATTCTGATAGTGAATTTATTAGTAAAATTTATACTGATATCAATTTTGAAACCTACAGAATCAAAGCAGCCCGATCAATTAACTCAAATATAAAAAATAGAGGCATGATTTACGAACTATTAATTACATCTTTTAAAGATTTTTATTTGCCCAAGCAATGA
- a CDS encoding PD-(D/E)XK nuclease superfamily protein, with the protein MALTQGGRANKSGNILEGNVEAILNGHNYFQVGNYVPKELILNAALLPKRYGKEVDIGTGIYHTVLKVDFYVVGSPAMPSGLIFECKWQESPGSVDEKFPYLNMNIQNYYPAPTIVILGGEGMREGASKWLKARANDNHNLLAVYSLDRFIAWANKNL; encoded by the coding sequence ATGGCTCTGACTCAAGGCGGACGGGCAAATAAGTCTGGGAATATTTTAGAAGGAAATGTAGAAGCAATCTTAAATGGGCATAATTATTTCCAAGTAGGGAACTATGTCCCAAAAGAACTTATATTGAATGCTGCTTTATTACCAAAACGTTATGGAAAAGAAGTTGATATTGGAACTGGAATTTATCATACCGTTCTGAAGGTTGATTTTTATGTTGTTGGCTCACCTGCAATGCCATCTGGTTTAATTTTCGAGTGCAAATGGCAAGAAAGCCCCGGTTCGGTTGATGAAAAATTTCCTTACTTGAACATGAATATTCAGAATTATTACCCTGCACCAACTATCGTGATTTTAGGCGGTGAAGGTATGCGAGAAGGCGCAAGCAAATGGCTAAAAGCACGAGCTAATGATAATCATAATTTATTAGCAGTTTATAGCTTAGACAGATTCATTGCTTGGGCAAATAAAAATCTTTAA
- a CDS encoding HetZ-related protein, with the protein MKANVVNLPNSTPIFDNHLSTEEFSDSSSSNLIELLCQEMQAQVKAAPRCVEALANRIAIEVERICDKSSRIQTSGQIKSWQITLGRHRMQKCLRYYQLGSKQGRVELHSNLGAMVYRHVTISGSELGFEARYSLIEDFLQAFYIEAIKAFRRENELPNDHTPRTQLQLAEYMAFTEQYAKRRINLPGGANQQLIILRAQGFARRQPQETTVDIEMAVESAKGEEAESYQRNSAVQQLRSQMIAQTNFDPSEESERDRVITELMKYLESQGQSDCMNYLSLKLQDLSAPEIDQILGLTSRQRDYLQQRFKYHVEKFAKQHHWQLVHQWLGAGLEQKLGLSSQQWEIFVNQLTEQQQQILELKTARQNDQAIAKAIKCTPKQLQKRWTLLLELAWAIRNGHTEAQTG; encoded by the coding sequence ATGAAAGCTAACGTCGTTAATCTACCAAACTCTACACCTATTTTTGATAATCACCTTTCGACCGAAGAATTTTCAGACAGCAGCAGCAGTAACTTGATTGAATTGCTGTGTCAGGAAATGCAAGCACAAGTGAAAGCAGCACCCAGATGCGTAGAAGCTTTAGCAAACCGCATAGCTATAGAAGTAGAACGCATTTGCGACAAAAGCTCCCGTATCCAAACATCTGGGCAAATCAAATCCTGGCAGATTACGTTGGGAAGGCATCGGATGCAAAAGTGCTTACGTTACTACCAACTAGGTTCCAAACAAGGGCGGGTGGAATTACATAGCAATTTGGGTGCTATGGTTTACCGCCATGTAACTATATCCGGCTCTGAGTTGGGCTTTGAGGCTCGTTACAGCCTAATTGAAGATTTTTTACAAGCATTTTATATCGAAGCTATCAAAGCTTTCCGCAGAGAAAACGAACTACCTAATGATCATACGCCGCGTACTCAGCTGCAATTAGCTGAATATATGGCATTTACAGAACAGTATGCCAAACGCCGGATCAATTTACCTGGTGGTGCAAATCAGCAATTGATTATCTTGCGGGCCCAAGGTTTTGCTCGTCGTCAGCCGCAAGAAACTACCGTGGATATTGAAATGGCGGTAGAGTCTGCCAAGGGTGAAGAAGCAGAATCTTACCAGCGTAACTCGGCAGTGCAACAGTTGCGATCGCAGATGATTGCTCAAACTAATTTTGATCCATCAGAAGAGTCAGAACGCGATCGCGTCATCACTGAATTGATGAAATACCTGGAGTCTCAAGGTCAATCTGACTGTATGAACTACCTCAGCCTGAAACTCCAAGACCTCTCAGCCCCAGAAATTGACCAAATTCTCGGTTTAACCAGTCGTCAGCGTGATTATCTCCAACAGCGGTTTAAATACCATGTGGAAAAGTTTGCCAAGCAACACCATTGGCAATTGGTACATCAATGGTTAGGTGCAGGTTTAGAACAAAAGTTGGGTTTATCTTCCCAGCAGTGGGAAATCTTTGTAAATCAACTCACAGAACAGCAACAGCAAATATTAGAGTTAAAAACTGCCCGACAAAACGACCAAGCGATCGCCAAAGCCATCAAATGCACCCCCAAACAGCTACAAAAGCGCTGGACTCTACTCTTAGAACTAGCATGGGCTATCCGCAACGGTCATACTGAAGCCCAGACAGGCTAA
- a CDS encoding L-threonylcarbamoyladenylate synthase, with protein MAKIFPVHPDNPQIRRIEEIKSALSSGAVMLYPTDTVYAIGCDLNAKSAVERVRQIKQLANDKPLTFLSPSLSNVATYAFVSDTAYRIMKRLIPGPYTFLLPATKLVPRLVQSPKRKTTGIRVPNHTVCLELLAALGNPIISTSAHLPADEADNGMIRIDPETVQSRVELFDRLDNLVDIIVDTGEEPTYEVSTILDMTAEEAVIIRRGLGWEAAAAWV; from the coding sequence ATGGCCAAAATTTTCCCAGTTCATCCGGATAATCCTCAAATTCGCCGAATAGAGGAAATAAAGTCGGCGCTTTCTAGTGGCGCAGTCATGCTTTACCCTACTGATACAGTCTATGCGATCGGTTGTGATTTGAATGCCAAGTCGGCGGTAGAACGAGTGCGGCAAATTAAACAGCTAGCAAATGATAAACCACTGACATTTTTATCTCCCTCGCTTTCAAATGTGGCAACTTATGCCTTCGTAAGTGACACAGCCTATCGGATTATGAAACGCCTGATTCCAGGGCCATACACGTTTTTGCTCCCAGCAACTAAATTAGTACCGCGATTGGTGCAAAGCCCCAAGCGGAAAACTACTGGAATTAGAGTACCAAACCATACCGTGTGTTTGGAGTTGCTGGCAGCGTTGGGCAATCCGATTATTTCAACTTCAGCACATCTGCCAGCAGATGAAGCAGATAATGGCATGATTCGGATAGATCCAGAAACTGTTCAGTCGCGGGTAGAGCTATTTGACCGTTTAGACAACTTGGTAGACATAATTGTAGATACTGGCGAGGAACCTACATATGAAGTGTCTACTATCTTGGATATGACGGCAGAGGAAGCAGTAATTATACGGAGGGGTTTAGGTTGGGAAGCAGCAGCAGCATGGGTATAA
- the larC gene encoding nickel pincer cofactor biosynthesis protein LarC — MNKIAYLQCPTGISGDMCLGALVSLGVPVEYLIEKLNELGIEQEYQLRAEFVQRNGQQATKVHVDLVDDHHHDHEHSHHHTRHLPEIEEMIIKAGLPPRAEAWSLAVFQQLAVAEGGVHGISPEKVHFHEVGAVDALVDIVGTCLGLDWLGIESNKEGWPLLYCSAFPTGGGTVRAAHGQMAVPVPAVLKLWEMRSCPVYSNGIDRELVTPTGAAIATTLARDFGSPPAIAIKQVGLGAGTINLPIPNILRLWLGESTSLQSNFSESEDTSSNLETISVLETQIDDLSPQAISYVFEALFAAGAVDIFTQAIGMKKSRPGILLTVICHPENLLSCEAVLFRETTTLGIRRTTQQRAILQREIQQVEIEYGKVDVKVAWKGELAEKVIVNVQPEYEDCAELARKHNIPWREIQRLALQRWYLVNA, encoded by the coding sequence ATGAATAAAATTGCTTATCTTCAATGTCCGACAGGGATTTCTGGTGATATGTGCCTGGGTGCTTTGGTAAGTTTGGGTGTTCCTGTGGAGTATTTAATTGAAAAACTCAATGAGTTGGGTATTGAACAGGAATATCAGTTAAGAGCGGAATTTGTCCAACGGAATGGTCAGCAGGCGACTAAAGTCCATGTGGATTTAGTAGACGATCATCACCACGACCACGAACACAGTCACCATCACACACGCCACTTGCCAGAAATAGAGGAGATGATTATCAAAGCGGGGTTGCCACCACGGGCAGAAGCTTGGAGTTTGGCGGTATTCCAACAGCTAGCAGTAGCAGAAGGGGGGGTGCATGGCATTTCGCCTGAAAAAGTTCATTTCCATGAGGTGGGTGCTGTAGATGCGCTCGTAGATATTGTGGGTACTTGCCTGGGGTTAGATTGGTTGGGGATTGAGAGCAATAAGGAAGGATGGCCTCTGCTTTATTGCTCGGCGTTCCCGACTGGTGGTGGTACTGTTCGGGCTGCACATGGTCAGATGGCAGTACCAGTACCAGCGGTATTAAAGCTGTGGGAAATGCGGAGTTGTCCAGTTTATAGTAATGGGATTGACAGAGAACTGGTGACACCTACAGGGGCCGCGATCGCCACTACTTTGGCAAGAGATTTTGGTTCACCACCTGCGATCGCTATCAAGCAGGTAGGACTGGGAGCAGGAACCATAAATTTACCCATTCCCAATATTCTACGCCTCTGGCTGGGTGAAAGCACAAGTTTACAGTCTAATTTCAGCGAATCTGAAGATACTAGCTCAAATTTAGAAACCATCTCGGTACTAGAAACCCAAATTGATGATTTAAGTCCGCAAGCGATCAGCTATGTGTTTGAGGCGTTGTTTGCGGCTGGTGCGGTGGATATTTTTACCCAAGCGATCGGCATGAAAAAGTCCCGTCCGGGGATTTTGCTGACTGTGATTTGTCATCCAGAAAATTTACTCAGTTGTGAAGCGGTTTTATTTCGCGAAACCACTACTTTGGGCATTCGGCGAACAACTCAGCAACGCGCCATTTTACAACGGGAAATTCAACAAGTGGAAATTGAATATGGCAAAGTGGATGTCAAAGTAGCATGGAAGGGAGAATTAGCAGAAAAAGTTATTGTTAATGTGCAGCCAGAATATGAAGATTGTGCAGAGTTAGCTCGAAAACATAATATTCCCTGGCGCGAAATTCAACGGCTGGCGCTACAGCGTTGGTATTTAGTTAATGCCTGA
- a CDS encoding NAD(P)H-hydrate dehydratase yields MQNKQEKISQVVVTAGQMRDIEERIFAAGMPVVALMEKVAGLIARRIQDIALNPLKKGDVSSRVGILVGPGHNGGDALVVARELHFRGYKIWIYSPFSKLKELTSQHLQYAQSLGIPIYQTIEQLPDSDLLIDGLFGYGLEKNLTDPIASAINQLNELSVPIYSIDLPSGLHTDTGEVLGTAIRATHTFCLGLWKVAFFQDQALEYLGKAELIDFDIPVADVEAVLKDAPRIKRITSATALATLPLPRPPVTHKYKEGHLLLICGSRRYAGGAILTGLGARASGVGMLSIAVPESLKSLLVSHLPEALIVGCPETETGAIAQLQLPEKTDLTSFNAIACGPGLTRDATPIVEEVIESDRSLLLDADGLNILAQMGAIATLKKRLAITVLTPHTGEFERLFPDVADAKHDRVKAVREAAIQSGAVVLLKGARTAIANPQDAVWIVPESTPALARGGSGDVLTGLLGGLLAQAATKQIPVEDIVATAAWWHSQAGIIAAQERTELGVDAFTLTQYLVKALS; encoded by the coding sequence ATGCAGAACAAGCAAGAAAAAATTTCGCAAGTGGTAGTGACTGCTGGGCAGATGCGCGATATTGAAGAGCGGATCTTTGCAGCAGGAATGCCTGTAGTAGCTTTGATGGAAAAGGTGGCGGGATTAATTGCCCGTCGCATTCAAGATATCGCCCTAAATCCCCTTAAAAAGGGAGATGTTTCTTCTCGTGTCGGAATTCTTGTCGGCCCCGGTCATAATGGCGGGGATGCTTTAGTAGTAGCCCGTGAATTACACTTTCGCGGGTATAAGATTTGGATTTATTCTCCTTTCTCTAAGCTTAAGGAATTAACTTCGCAGCACTTGCAGTATGCTCAGAGTTTGGGCATTCCAATTTATCAAACAATTGAGCAACTGCCAGATTCTGATTTGTTGATTGATGGCTTGTTTGGGTATGGTTTAGAAAAAAACCTTACTGATCCCATTGCCTCTGCAATTAATCAGCTAAATGAATTGTCTGTGCCGATTTATAGCATCGATTTACCTTCAGGTTTACACACCGACACAGGCGAAGTATTGGGAACTGCGATTCGCGCCACTCACACTTTTTGCTTGGGTTTATGGAAAGTAGCTTTCTTCCAAGATCAGGCGCTGGAATATCTCGGCAAAGCTGAGTTAATCGATTTCGATATTCCTGTAGCTGATGTAGAAGCTGTTCTCAAAGATGCACCCAGGATTAAACGTATTACATCAGCAACGGCACTTGCTACTTTACCCCTACCCCGTCCACCAGTCACCCACAAATATAAAGAAGGACATTTACTGTTGATTTGCGGTTCGCGGCGCTATGCAGGTGGAGCAATTTTAACTGGTTTGGGTGCTAGGGCTAGTGGTGTGGGGATGCTTTCGATTGCCGTACCCGAATCGCTGAAATCTCTTTTGGTGTCACACTTGCCAGAAGCGTTAATTGTCGGTTGTCCAGAGACGGAGACCGGAGCGATCGCTCAATTGCAATTACCAGAAAAAACTGATCTAACTTCCTTTAATGCGATCGCCTGTGGCCCCGGTTTAACACGAGATGCTACTCCGATTGTGGAAGAGGTCATAGAAAGTGATCGCTCTTTGCTTCTTGATGCCGATGGTTTAAATATCCTGGCCCAAATGGGAGCGATCGCCACATTAAAAAAACGTCTTGCCATAACCGTACTCACACCCCACACTGGCGAATTTGAACGATTGTTTCCTGATGTTGCCGATGCCAAACATGACAGGGTGAAAGCAGTACGGGAAGCAGCAATACAAAGTGGGGCGGTAGTGTTGTTGAAAGGGGCGAGAACTGCGATCGCAAACCCTCAAGATGCCGTTTGGATTGTTCCTGAAAGCACACCCGCCTTAGCACGTGGTGGTAGCGGCGACGTGTTAACTGGGCTACTGGGTGGATTGTTGGCGCAAGCAGCAACTAAACAGATTCCCGTAGAAGATATTGTGGCAACTGCCGCTTGGTGGCATTCACAAGCGGGTATAATAGCCGCCCAAGAGCGTACCGAATTGGGTGTAGATGCATTTACATTGACACAGTACTTAGTGAAAGCTCTAAGCTAG
- a CDS encoding murein hydrolase activator EnvC family protein, which yields MRAGFLGKKQIYCCLSIAFCCILWICLALIPADATSTESIDTLRQQQQQTNQQHQSVVNDRDHLTNLQQEAQKHLTGLKQNLQTTDSYIQESESRLQLATQRLQQLEADLAVAERDYQERQIATVARLRYLQRSPASVGWAVLLQSENISDFISRRHQLKLVYQADEQILVKLNAQANLINKQKTEVEQQKNEIALIREQLLAQKADYQTQAQSQSELIQRLNSDRLALEAAQNQLERESKNLEILIQQKVAEARAAEEAQAKTNSQTSMIIRGTGVMAYPSDAPTSSPFGWRIHPILGYRRFHAGLDFAASYGSTIRAADSGRVIFAGWYGGYGRAVIIDHGNGMTTLYGHTSELYVTEGQAVERGQAIGAVGSTGFSTGPHLHFEVRRNGTPVDPANFL from the coding sequence ATGAGAGCGGGATTTCTCGGAAAAAAGCAGATTTATTGCTGTTTATCTATTGCATTTTGCTGCATTTTATGGATTTGTTTGGCATTAATTCCAGCCGACGCAACGTCCACAGAGTCTATTGATACTTTGCGACAACAGCAGCAACAAACGAATCAGCAGCATCAGAGTGTGGTTAACGATCGCGATCACTTAACAAATCTCCAACAAGAGGCCCAAAAACACCTCACTGGTTTAAAGCAAAATCTGCAAACCACAGATAGCTACATTCAAGAGAGCGAATCACGATTACAACTCGCCACCCAACGCCTCCAGCAGTTAGAAGCTGATTTAGCTGTAGCGGAACGTGACTATCAGGAGCGGCAAATAGCAACAGTAGCACGATTGCGTTATCTCCAGCGATCGCCTGCATCTGTTGGATGGGCAGTTTTGCTCCAAAGTGAAAATATCAGTGATTTTATCAGCCGCCGTCATCAGTTGAAGTTAGTGTATCAGGCAGACGAACAAATTTTAGTAAAACTCAACGCCCAAGCAAACCTGATCAATAAACAAAAAACGGAAGTAGAACAGCAAAAAAATGAAATTGCCTTAATTCGTGAGCAATTGTTAGCACAAAAAGCTGATTATCAAACTCAGGCGCAGTCACAATCAGAATTGATTCAACGCCTCAATAGCGATCGCCTAGCCTTGGAAGCAGCGCAAAACCAGCTAGAGAGGGAATCCAAAAATCTGGAAATCTTGATTCAACAAAAGGTAGCAGAAGCTAGAGCAGCAGAAGAAGCCCAAGCAAAAACCAACAGTCAGACAAGCATGATCATTCGGGGAACTGGTGTAATGGCATATCCTAGCGATGCTCCTACTAGCAGTCCCTTCGGCTGGCGGATACACCCAATTCTCGGCTATCGTCGCTTTCATGCCGGGTTAGATTTTGCCGCTAGCTATGGTAGTACAATTCGGGCAGCCGATTCGGGAAGAGTGATTTTTGCTGGGTGGTATGGTGGTTATGGCAGAGCTGTAATTATCGACCACGGCAATGGCATGACTACACTGTACGGACATACCAGCGAGTTGTATGTTACCGAAGGACAAGCAGTTGAACGCGGACAAGCGATCGGTGCTGTCGGTTCCACAGGTTTCTCAACTGGCCCCCACCTCCACTTTGAAGTTCGTCGGAATGGTACACCAGTAGACCCAGCTAATTTTCTTTAA
- a CDS encoding Uma2 family endonuclease: MTALTLQLPPNLQFTDEEFAQIVAVNKELRLELTAEGELIIMSPTEGETGNRNFDLLGQIWFWSNQNNLGKAFDSSTGFKLPNGATRSPDASWVRIERWDALTPEQRKKFLPLCPDFAVELVSETDDVEDTKAKMEEYLANGLQLGWLINPKDKQVIIYRPNLAPKVLQSPTSLSGEDVLPGFILNLQQIFA, translated from the coding sequence ATGACTGCTTTAACCTTACAATTACCTCCTAATCTGCAATTTACTGATGAGGAATTTGCACAAATTGTAGCGGTGAATAAAGAATTACGACTAGAGTTAACTGCTGAAGGGGAATTAATTATCATGTCACCTACTGAGGGAGAAACGGGAAACCGTAATTTTGATTTATTAGGTCAGATATGGTTTTGGAGCAATCAAAATAATTTGGGAAAAGCTTTCGATTCTTCTACTGGATTTAAACTACCAAATGGGGCAACTCGTTCACCTGATGCTTCTTGGGTAAGGATAGAAAGATGGGATGCTCTTACCCCAGAACAAAGAAAGAAATTTCTCCCTTTGTGTCCTGATTTTGCAGTGGAATTAGTTTCTGAAACTGATGATGTGGAAGATACTAAAGCGAAAATGGAGGAATACTTAGCAAATGGCTTACAACTTGGTTGGTTAATTAATCCTAAAGATAAACAAGTAATAATTTATCGCCCAAATCTTGCACCGAAAGTTTTACAATCTCCCACAAGTTTATCGGGTGAAGATGTTCTGCCTGGTTTTATTTTAAATTTACAGCAGATTTTTGCATAG
- a CDS encoding DUF3370 domain-containing protein: MLAKLPSPLFILLLGFAITQTFGCTTDKDNSAIAQTSPKAAPQEIVQPGEVLALPGELDKIPVFNSNSPEWVKTEGILLSTFPTNGKKVPAAHLNFPFQGRFDLFAHHYSHTPKDLQTLYLGVIVHNPGKKPVTLDVLQAASYLMQDAPFVTLSPYIENNDGKAYSGPGDRAVGDVLRGVRQADFPAKLIIPPGQSRMLLNHPIPVRNLEKPVNGRSTFMRLRSSDQVYAASLAMFAKKNSDNTERPPTLAEWQALLNTGNFAGPRDKTPTPPNATSGALIYGRVAGVSSGSQWQAKLVDNPQTTILTIPQRGKAISYTLDTLRNGRLGTQQIQTAKMLVRYPDTAYEAHGNYAVEYKLTLPLSNNTNQNQTVTVTLETPLKEDKLSQGGVRFRKPSLDFPFFRGTVRLRYFDDQGQQKTRYVHLWHRTGQVLEPLVQLVLPPSTKRIVQVDVIYPPDSTPPQVLSVRTLEK; the protein is encoded by the coding sequence ATGCTAGCTAAATTACCATCACCTCTATTCATACTTCTATTAGGATTTGCCATAACTCAAACCTTTGGATGCACAACTGATAAAGATAATTCAGCGATCGCTCAAACTTCACCAAAGGCAGCACCCCAAGAAATTGTGCAACCAGGAGAAGTTCTGGCTCTACCAGGTGAGTTGGACAAAATACCCGTTTTTAACAGCAATAGCCCAGAATGGGTTAAAACTGAGGGTATTTTACTTTCTACCTTTCCAACAAACGGTAAAAAAGTTCCAGCAGCGCACCTCAATTTTCCCTTTCAGGGACGCTTTGACTTATTCGCCCACCATTACTCCCACACTCCCAAGGATTTACAAACGCTATATTTGGGCGTAATTGTGCATAACCCTGGTAAAAAACCTGTAACACTAGATGTGTTGCAAGCGGCGAGTTATTTGATGCAAGATGCGCCTTTTGTCACCTTATCCCCCTACATAGAAAATAATGATGGTAAGGCTTACTCAGGGCCAGGCGATCGCGCTGTTGGTGATGTACTGCGAGGTGTTCGACAAGCAGATTTTCCCGCAAAGCTGATAATTCCCCCAGGACAAAGCCGGATGTTGCTAAATCATCCTATTCCTGTACGAAATTTAGAAAAGCCGGTGAATGGTCGCTCTACCTTTATGCGGCTGCGTAGTAGCGATCAAGTTTATGCGGCAAGTTTAGCAATGTTTGCCAAGAAAAATTCTGATAATACAGAACGCCCACCGACTCTTGCAGAATGGCAAGCTTTACTAAATACTGGGAACTTCGCCGGGCCGCGAGATAAAACCCCTACTCCTCCAAATGCTACCAGTGGCGCACTGATTTATGGGCGTGTAGCTGGGGTGTCTAGTGGTTCCCAGTGGCAAGCAAAGTTGGTGGATAATCCCCAAACCACAATTCTAACTATTCCCCAGCGTGGCAAAGCTATTTCCTATACTTTAGACACATTGCGAAATGGTCGATTGGGCACTCAACAAATCCAAACGGCCAAAATGCTGGTACGTTATCCAGATACGGCATACGAAGCACATGGCAATTATGCGGTGGAATATAAACTCACCTTACCCTTAAGCAACAATACTAACCAAAACCAGACCGTGACTGTTACTTTGGAAACACCTTTGAAGGAAGATAAATTATCCCAAGGTGGTGTGCGTTTTCGCAAACCATCCTTAGATTTTCCTTTCTTCCGTGGTACAGTGCGGCTACGCTACTTTGATGACCAAGGTCAACAAAAGACGCGCTATGTACATCTATGGCACAGAACTGGTCAGGTCTTAGAACCATTGGTGCAGCTTGTACTTCCACCTTCGACTAAGCGGATAGTACAGGTAGATGTGATTTATCCACCAGATTCGACACCACCGCAAGTTCTGAGTGTAAGAACTTTAGAAAAGTGA
- a CDS encoding VOC family protein, with amino-acid sequence MVFQYTNAFVTIASVNCEKLVNFYTRFLEQKPIILIPNIYAEFNLVGMRLGIFKPKNTNESEFETIAKSKISLCLEVSNLEDAIAHLTALGYPPPGKISIADHGREIYACDPDGNRLILHQAIVNDN; translated from the coding sequence ATGGTTTTCCAGTACACTAACGCATTTGTCACCATAGCATCGGTTAATTGTGAGAAGTTAGTGAATTTCTATACTAGATTTCTGGAGCAAAAGCCAATTATTTTGATTCCGAATATCTATGCTGAGTTTAATTTGGTTGGTATGCGATTAGGTATTTTTAAACCAAAGAACACAAACGAATCGGAATTTGAAACGATTGCCAAAAGTAAGATAAGTTTGTGTTTAGAGGTGAGTAACTTAGAAGATGCGATCGCTCACCTAACTGCTTTGGGCTATCCCCCACCAGGAAAGATTTCCATTGCTGACCACGGCAGAGAAATTTATGCCTGTGACCCTGATGGCAACCGTCTGATTTTACATCAAGCCATAGTGAATGATAATTGA
- the ylqF gene encoding ribosome biogenesis GTPase YlqF → MAITQNYRLNLIQWYPGHIAKAEKKLKEQLKRVDVVFEVRDARIPLATHHPQIGEWVEGKKRVLILNRVDMITPQMRSLWIDWFKRQGEVPYFTNAQHGKGIAEVARAAQAAGVELNQRRSDRGMLPRPVRAVVIGFPNVGKSALINRLLGKRVVESAARPGVTRQLRWVRISEHLELLDAPGVIPVRLEDQDAALKLAICDDIGEASYDNQLVAAALVDLLNYLEAVATDLLPKKPLQSRYQLDSVSDTGDVYLHALAEHRYKGDIERAARQLLTDFRKGLLGEMSLELPPN, encoded by the coding sequence ATGGCTATAACTCAAAACTATAGATTAAACCTGATTCAATGGTATCCAGGTCACATTGCTAAAGCTGAAAAGAAGCTCAAAGAACAGCTTAAGCGCGTAGATGTGGTGTTTGAGGTGCGAGACGCTCGGATTCCCTTAGCGACTCACCATCCCCAAATAGGCGAGTGGGTGGAGGGTAAAAAACGGGTGTTGATACTTAACCGAGTAGATATGATTACGCCACAAATGCGATCGCTGTGGATAGATTGGTTTAAACGTCAAGGAGAAGTCCCCTATTTTACCAACGCTCAACATGGTAAAGGTATAGCAGAAGTGGCACGGGCAGCGCAAGCCGCTGGGGTAGAACTTAATCAAAGAAGAAGCGATCGCGGCATGTTACCCCGTCCAGTGCGGGCTGTGGTGATTGGCTTTCCCAATGTCGGTAAATCAGCTTTGATTAACCGTCTGTTAGGAAAGCGAGTAGTGGAAAGTGCAGCCCGTCCTGGGGTGACTCGCCAACTGCGCTGGGTACGAATTTCCGAACATTTGGAATTGCTAGATGCTCCTGGTGTCATCCCTGTAAGGTTGGAAGACCAAGATGCAGCTTTGAAATTAGCCATTTGTGATGATATCGGTGAAGCATCTTACGATAATCAGCTAGTAGCAGCAGCCCTAGTGGATTTACTAAACTATTTGGAAGCTGTAGCCACAGATTTGTTACCAAAAAAACCATTACAGTCCCGCTACCAACTCGATTCGGTATCAGACACCGGAGATGTCTATTTACACGCCTTGGCGGAGCATCGTTACAAAGGTGATATAGAGCGAGCTGCAAGGCAACTTTTAACAGATTTTCGCAAGGGGTTGTTGGGTGAAATGAGTTTGGAATTACCCCCTAATTAG